GGGAAATCCTGCTCCCTGAGCAGCTTGCCCAGTTCTTTGTCATCGAGGGCTGCAGCCAGAACCATCCCGGCGGCACTCACATTGATGGGCAGTTGACTTCCGACCTCCGCGTACATGGCCAGAGGTTTCGGTCGTTTTACATGATCGATATACATCACCTTGCCCCCGTACAGCACGCCGAGTTGAACGAATTCATCGGTCTTCTCGGCCAGCTCTTCCATGGTTCTCCTGACTTCCTTTCTCAGGTCCAGCTTGGAGAGCTTTGAACTCGTCAGGTCGAGAAGCTTCAGGCCGAGCATCCAATGATCGATACCCCTGATCTGCTCCCGTTCGGCGTATCCGAGAGCCTCTAAGGTATTCAAAAGCCTGAAAACCGAGGTACGGGGGATCCCTGTCTGGCTGGATATCTTCTCGAGTGAGAGAGGAGCTTCCCTTGACAGCAACTCCAGGATCCTCATCCCCCGAATCAGAGGGGAAACGAGGCGGCTATCCGAGATCAATCCTGTCTGGATCATCTGTGCATTCCCGGACGATTTCCGATACCTGCACCCGGGTGCGGGGCTTCCCGCCCTTCCCAGGCCTCCTCTACCCTTCATCCTGGAGGATCGTGGAATATGGATTCCATATTCAAAAAAGCCAAAAAATGCAAGCCTGGCTTTTTTCAAAACCGGCTGAAGAGAGCCGTTTGGCGTTCAGATTCGGCCGTTTTCGAGCTAATTTGGCAAATTACTGAGAAGGATGCCCTCAGGCGGTCTTCAGGAAATCAGACCCGTGTTTTTCCCCGGCCGATCCACCGACAGCGCCGCCCCGAGTCGATGCCCATCCGGCCCGAACACCGTAACCCACTCGAGTGGACACTCGACCCATACCTCATCCTGTACCTGCCGGCCAAGCACAGGGTCGACTTTCACCTTCAGGAGCCGCTCGCCAAATTCGATGGAAAGCAGGTACTGGCCACCTACGACGATGAACTTGCGGGAGATCCTGCCACGGACCGACCTGGACGTCTGCTCCAGGCTGATCCTGACATGTTCAGGGCGGATACCAATGGTAACCCGACGTGCTCCGTCTGCTCCGTATATCTCCACCGGACCGGGGAAAAGCGGTGATGTCAATCGTTGGGAACCATCCGACGTCTCCACATCGTGATCGAAGAAGTTCATACCCGGATTGCCGAGAAACCA
The genomic region above belongs to Deltaproteobacteria bacterium and contains:
- a CDS encoding IclR family transcriptional regulator — protein: MIQTGLISDSRLVSPLIRGMRILELLSREAPLSLEKISSQTGIPRTSVFRLLNTLEALGYAEREQIRGIDHWMLGLKLLDLTSSKLSKLDLRKEVRRTMEELAEKTDEFVQLGVLYGGKVMYIDHVKRPKPLAMYAEVGSQLPINVSAAGMVLAAALDDKELGKLLREQDFPANTPNAPTDPDELRRILMDVARQGFAIDDQQYAVGIRCIAAPILNHDGRVIAAINITGSLLSMTDDRMDTLIDEVRGAALEASKKMGYPGESIAGPLRPEGV